A region of the Phaeodactylum tricornutum CCAP 1055/1 chromosome 1, whole genome shotgun sequence genome:
CAGCAAACCATGAGTGAGTAAATGAGGGCTTAATAGAAACTCATCGCTTTCAGGGCGAGTAATCATTAAAACATATTCATTGATGTATATCGCGCATTTAATCCAATGTCCGTGGATATTCTTTCCGGCATTTACTCTTCACGGACTCCATATTTACACTTCGGCAACACAATCCCGGTTGACTTTTCTTTTAAGTAGTGAGTCTCATTTCCAGTCTCGATTGTTTCGCGAAACGACTGCATTAATACAAAACAATGCTGTAGAGCAAGCAGTGTAATCAATGTGGTCCACAGACAAGCATAGCCAAACATATTATCATCCGATGAGCGATTTTCAGTTGCATCCGCAGGTAAGGAACATGAGAGAGACTCCATACCGGTCCGATTGTTAGTCCTATAGTTATTGTACTATCAAGGTCGAAGAGATTGTCGACGATGTAACAGCAAAGCCTCCCAGCACTAAGCATTTTTTCACGGTCTGATTCCTCTCCTACGCTACATATGCGTTACTCCCCACGAAGCTGATATTTTTCTCAATCGTGGCATATAGCTGACCTTTTTAAGTTGCAACAGCTGTTTTCACAGACTCGAAGGAGAGCGTCAATGGACGAAATGCCCAACTTCACTCGTTTCACGCCGGATCAGCAATGCTCCCCACACATCGCAAGGAGTAACGGGCGCGAGCTCTCTGAGGATGCTGTTTTCCAACGCATTCCTCGTACGCTTACCCCTCCGCAAACACCTCGATCGTTCGCCATCGAAGACGAGTTTTCTTTGACAACCAAGCTGCGTCCCTGGCGTAAACCGTTGGATAAGCCGAAGCGCCCACTGAGCGCGTACAATCTATTTTTCCAACTAGCGAGACAGCGACTTATTTCGGATACACCGAGCAACCTTCCCTTTACGGCAAAGGATGTTGAACTTATCAGTATGAAGCACAAacaaaaaaaggaaaaacgtCGTCATCGTAAGACACATGGTAAAATTAGCTTTGCCGATCTTGCGCGGTCGATTGCCTCGCAATGGAAAGAACtgagcgacgacgacaaagtgATCTTCGAAGAACGCGCAGAAATGGAAAAATGTCGTTACAAGCAAGAGTTAAGCGAGTGGAGCGCGAAGCAAGAGCCAAGCGCGGAACGAAAGGCGGCCATGTTGCGCAAGGTGTCTCTCAAACAAGGCTcaagcttttcaatggcTACGACTGCGGAACAACTATCGAGCACCAGCAGAGCTCCTGATCACGGAAACCCCATCCGCTCTACCAATTCTTTTGGAATTTCCAGTCCACCACAACGGCCTCCGTACGATTTGGACATGTACACAGCAAGCCACGAGGCAGCGATACAGGAAGAAGCATCGCTTAACGCACTCATCGCACACCAAGGTCAATCGCTGGCTCGCTATCAAGCCATGATGGAGCAGCAAATGGACCAACATGCTTCCATGCACCCGATGTCTTCTATGCGGGGACTTCCCTCTAGCAATTACAACGATCGTCTCCATCGCAATTCATATAGACCAGCCCATCCTAATCCGATGAACGGCACATTCGGGAGCGGAGGCAAAACTAACCTTCACTATAATGATGGGACGCCTGATTGCTACGACATGGCTCAGCAATGCTACAGTATGGCTCAccgacagcagcagcaaaactGCAGGCACTATTCTaaacaacaacgacatggACCGCCGCCCAGTGATATGCACTCCGGGATACCGAGTAACACAACCGAAGTCATGCTAGCGCGTGCGAGAACTACAATGCAACCACACATGGCACCGTCGAGCTCTGACAGCTACTGGACCATGGACCGGTCGACCGAACACCGTCGACTCATACCACCAAACTCTGCAGGCTATCGGCATTCGCGCTCGGCGCAGGATGAGAGCACGCTAATGTTGGACCCGCATCAAGGTCTTTCGTCGCCGCTATTGGGGACAGCGGACGAACACCTGGATCCGTTTGCGAACGTGTACATCTGATCAAAACAAGAGCTTTCTTGGAATCGAACACGCGCTCGCAGGGTTCTTAAAGATTGCCTTTTTTCCAATCTGACTCTGGACCTCTAAACCAGAGCGCGTACTACTTTCCTCTTGCGCGTCGGCGAAATCGAATAGCCACGAAGGTGCTAGAAATAGAGCAATAAGGACGAATAGAGCTTCCAGTTATGAGTATGTACCAATGGCAGG
Encoded here:
- a CDS encoding predicted protein, producing the protein MDEMPNFTRFTPDQQCSPHIARSNGRELSEDAVFQRIPRTLTPPQTPRSFAIEDEFSLTTKLRPWRKPLDKPKRPLSAYNLFFQLARQRLISDTPSNLPFTAKDVELISMKHKQKKEKRRHRKTHGKISFADLARSIASQWKELSDDDKVIFEERAEMEKCRYKQELSEWSAKQEPSAERKAAMLRKVSLKQGSSFSMATTAEQLSSTSRAPDHGNPIRSTNSFGISSPPQRPPYDLDMYTASHEAAIQEEASLNALIAHQGQSLARYQAMMEQQMDQHASMHPMSSMRGLPSSNYNDRLHRNSYRPAHPNPMNGTFGSGGKTNLHYNDGTPDCYDMAQQCYSMAHRQQQQNCRHYSKQQRHGPPPSDMHSGIPSNTTEVMLARARTTMQPHMAPSSSDSYWTMDRSTEHRRLIPPNSAGYRHSRSAQDESTLMLDPHQGLSSPLLGTADEHLDPFANVYI